From a single Peromyscus maniculatus bairdii isolate BWxNUB_F1_BW_parent chromosome 4, HU_Pman_BW_mat_3.1, whole genome shotgun sequence genomic region:
- the Slc2a10 gene encoding solute carrier family 2, facilitated glucose transporter member 10 codes for MGHRPPVLLLCASVSLLGGLTFGYELAVISGALLPLQLDFGLSCLEQELLVGSLLLGALLASLVGGFLIDCYGRRRAILGSNVVLLAGSLILGLAGSLPWLLLGRSSVGFAISLSSMACCIYVSELVGPRQRGVLVSLYEVGITVGILFSYALNYVLAGSPWGWRHMFGWAAAPALLQSLGLLLLPADAQGTAAHQDLIPLQGGEASKPGLGKPRYTFLDLFKTLDSMRSRTVVGLGLVLFQQLTGQPNVLYYASTIFSSVGFHGGSSAVLASVGLGTVKVAATLTATGLVDRAGRRALLLSGCALMALSVSGIGLVSFAVSLDSGPSCLATSNATRQVDLPQSSGLLKGSSPPPVLRTGGDQGQLVLPATEGTKPHPVTTVSLGPALNAASPVSPGPILEHTLLCWSALVCMMVYVSAFSFGFGPVTWLVLSEIYPAEIRGRAFAFCSSFNWAANLLISLSFLDLIGAIGLAWTFLIYGLTAVLGLAFIYLLVPETKGQSLAEIEQQFQKNRFPLRYGHRQNPSSIQYHRLEVSSAS; via the exons ATGG GCCATCGCCCACCTGTCCTCCTGCTCTGTGCCTCTGTGTCCCTGCTGGGTGGCCTGACCTTTGGCTATGAACTGGCGGTCATATCCGGTGCCCTGCTACCACTACAGCTGGACTTCGGGCTGAGTTGCCTGGAGCAGGAGCTCCTGGTGGGCAGTCTGCTCTTGGGGGCGCTCCTCGCTTCCCTGGTGGGGGGCTTCCTCATTGACTGCTATGGCAGGAGACGGGCCATCCTGGGGAGCAATGTGGTGCTGCTGGCTGGCAGCCTGATTCTGGGTCTGGCCGGCTCGCTACCCTGGCTGCTCCTGGGCCGCTCATCCGTCGGCTTCGCCATCTCACTGtcttccatggcttgctgtatcTACGTCTCAGAGCTGGTGGGGCCGCGGCAGCGGGGGGTTCTGGTGTCCCTCTATGAGGTGGGCATCACTGTGGGCATCCTGTTTTCTTATGCTCTCAACTATGTGCTGGCTGGCAGCCCTTGGGGCTGGAGGCACATGTTTGGCTGGGCAGCTGCACCTGCTCTGTTGCAATCGctcggcctcctcctcctccccgctgATGCACAGGGCACAGCAGCCCACCAAGACCTCATCCCGCTCCAGGGAGGGGAGGCCAGCAAACCCGGCCTGGGGAAGCCACGGTACACCTTTCTGGACCTCTTCAAGACCCTGGACAGCATGCGGAGCCGGACTGTAGTGGGACTGGGACTGGTGCTATTCCAGCAGCTAACAGGACAGCCCAATGTGCTGTATTATGCCTCCACCATCTTCAGCTCTGTGGGcttccatggaggctcctcagctgtgCTGGCTTCTGTGGGGCTTGGTACGGTGAAGGTGGCTGCCACCCTGACCGCCACGGGGCTGGTGGACCGTGCAGGCCGTAGGGCCCTTCTGCTTTCTGGGTGTGCTCTCATGGCCTTGTCTGTCAGTGGCATAGGCCTGGTCAGCTTTGCTGTGTCTCTGGACTCAGGCCCCAGTTGCTTGGCCACATCCAACGCCACTCGGCAGGTGGACCTGCCTCAAAGCTCAGGTCTGCTGAAGGGTTCATCTCCACCACCAGTACTACGAACCGGTGGGGACCAAGGACAACTGGTCCTGCCAGCCACTGAGGGGACCAAGCCCCATCCAGTCACCACAGTGTCCCTGGGACCAGCTCTTAATGCCGCCTCCCCGGTTTCCCCGGGTCCCATCCTGGAGCATACTCTGCTATGTTGGTCTGCACTGGTTTGCATGATGGTTTATGTGAGTGCCTTCTCCTTTGGATTTGGACCAG TGACCTGGCTGGTCCTCAGTGAGATTTATCCAGCGGAGATCCGTGGGAGGGCCTTCGCCTTCTGCAGCAGCTTCAACTGGGCGGCCAACCTCCTCATCAGCCTTTCCTTCCTCGACCTCATCG GTGCCATCGGCTTGGCCTGGACCTTCCTGATCTATGGGCTGACTGCCGTCCTGGGCCTGGCCTTCATCTACTTGCTTGTTCCGGAGACTAAAGGGCAGTCACTGGCCGAGATAGAGCAGCAGTTTCAGAAGAACAG GTTCCCTCTGCGCTATGGCCACAGGCAGAATCCCAGCAGTATCCAGTACCACCGCCTGGAggtctcctcagcctcctga